CGCCGCGGTGGCGACGCCGCCGCCGGCGCCCTGCACCAGCACGGTGTCGCCCGCGGTGAGCTGGCCACGGGTGAAGAGCATCCGGTAGGCGGTCAGCCACGCGGTGGGCAGGCAGGCGGCCTCCTCGAACGACAGCGAGGCGGGCTTGGGGACCACGTTGCGGCGCGGCACGACCACCTTGTCGGCGAAGGTGCCCTGGTGCCGCTCGGAGAGCAGCGAGCGCTTCGGGTCGAAGGTCTCGTCGCCGCTCCACGACGGGTCGCTGACCACGGCGTGCACGACGACCTCGTTGCCGTCCTCGTCGAGCCCGGCGGCGTCGCAGCCCAGGATCATCGGCAGCGACTCGTCCTTGAGGCCCACGCCCCGCAGCGACCACACGTCGTGGTGGTTGAGCGAGGCGGCCTTGACGGTGACGGTGGTCCAGCCCTTGGGGGCGACCGGGTCGGGACGCTCCCCCACCACCAGGCCGGAGATCGGGTCGTCGGAGGAGAAGGACTCGGCGTAGACGGCGAACATGTGGGTCACGTTACTGCTCGACCGCGAGCCTGAGCCGGCGCAGGGCCAGCAGGTCCACACTGCGGGCATGGTTGCTCAGCACGACGACCGCGACCCGCTCCGCCGGGACGAAGCCGACGAAGGAGCGGTAGCCGCCGGTCCCACCGTTGTGCCACCACAGGTGGTCGGGCCGGTCGTGGCGCAGCCACCCCAGGCCGATCGTCTGCCCGCGGGTCACCCGGGGCTGCTGGGTGAGCCGGACCGCCTCGCCCAGCGGCGTCGAGGCGGGGTCGAGCTGCGCCTCGAGGTAGACCAGCAGGTCGTCGACCGTCGAGCGCAGGGCGCCGGCGCCCGGCATCCCCGCCAGCGGCCACGGGGCGGCGGGGGCCGACCTGCGGCGGTGGCCGGGCACCAGCCGGGAGCGCTGCTCGTCGCTGAGCCGGTCGTCGGTGGCGGTGGCCACCAGGCCGAGGGGGGCGCACACGCGCTGCTGCACGAGGTCGCCGTACGACGTGCCGGTGGCGTGGGCGAGCGCCTGGCCGAGCACCCCGACGCCGAGGTTGGAGTAGTGCACGGTGCCGGTGCCGGGCGTGCGCCGCAGCCGTGCCCGGCCGAGCGCCTCGAGCAGGCCGGAGGTGTGGGTCGCGAGGTGGGCCAGGGTGATCTCGACGCCGTCGCGGGCGGGCACGCGCGTCCCCGGCAGCAGGGCCGTGAACGTCTTGGTGATCGAGCCGATCTCGTGGAGGCTGCGCCCGTCGGGGACAGCCCCCTCGCGGGCACGGCCGACGACCCGGGTCGAACCGTCCCGCTCGCGGACGCCCACCACCAGGCCGGCCCGGCGCCGGACGGCCCGGTCGAGCGCCGCCCCGACGTCGTCGGTGCTCCAGCCACGTGCGTACCCCCGGGTCAGCGGCGGGCGACCCCGTCGCGGCGCGCCGCCTCGGCGACCGCGCTGGAGACGGCGCCCGGCACCCGCTCGTCGAACGGCGAGGGGATGATGTAGGTCTCGCTGAGGTCGTCGCCGACCAGCTCGGCCAGCGCGTTGGCCGCCGCGAGCTTCATGCCCTCGGTGATCCCCGTGGCGTGGACGTCGAGCGCCCCGCGGAAGATGCCGGGGAAGGCCAGCACGTTGTTGATCTGGTTGGGGAAGTCGGAGCGCCCGGTGGCCACCACGCGGGCGTACTTGTGGGCCACGTCCGGGTGCACCTCGGGCGTGGGGTTGGCCAGGCCGAAGATGATCGAGTCGGGCGCCATCCGCGCCACGTCCTCCTCGGGCACGGTGCCGCCGGAGACGCCCAGGTAGACGTCGGCGCCGGCCAGGACGTCGCCCAGCGAGCCGGTGCGCCCGGTCTTGTCGGCGGTCATCTCGGCCAGCGCGCGCTTGACCGGCGTCAGGTCGCCGCGCGAGGAGTGCAGGACGCCCTTGCGGTCGGTGACCGCGAGGTCGGTGATGCCGGCCTCGAGCAGGATCTTGGCGACCGCGACACCGGCGGCGCCGGCACCGGAGATGACCACCCGGGTCGTCGCCGGCTCGCGGCCGGTCAGCTTGAGGGCGTTCTTGAGCGCCGCGAGGGCCACCACGGCGGTGCCGTGCTGGTCGTCGTGGAAGACCGGGATGTCGAGCATCTCCTTGAGACGGTCCTCGATCTCGAAGCACCGGGGCGCCGAGATGTCCTCGAGGTTGACGCCGCCGAAGCTCGGGGCGAGCCGCGCGACGGTCTCGATGATCTGCTCGGTGTCGGTGGTGTCGAGGCAGATCGGCACGGCGTCGACGCCGCCGAACTGCTTGAAGAGCACCGCCTTGCCCTCCATCACCGGCATCGCGGCCGCCGGGCCGATGTCGCCCAGGCCGAGCACCGCGGTGCCGTCGCTGACCACGGCCACGGTGTTGGGCACCCAGGTGTAGTGCTGGGTCATGCTCGGGTCGGCGGCGATCGCCTCGCACACCAGCGCCACACCGGGGGTGTAGGCCAACGACAGGTCGGCTGCGTCCTTCAGCGGCGCGGTCGCGGCGACCTGCATCTTGCCGCCCACGTGGAGGTCGAAGACGGGGTCGCCCTCGAACGGGTGGGTGGTGGCGGTGGCCGGCTGGGGCGGCACGGGGACTGAGGACATCTCGTTGAGGTCTTTCCAGGCTGAGGGCCGTCGGGGACGGATCCGGCTCGACGGGCGGGGTGGTGCCTCGGAGCGCCGGGACCCATGCGGGGTGCGCGTGCTCGCAGTCTGGCACAGCGGACCCGCCCCTCCGAGGGGCGTCCCACCGTGCGGCGGGTCACATCCGGCCGCACCGCGGGCGCGGCCACACCCGGGCCACGACGACGCCCCGCACGTCGTCCTCCGGCACCGGGCCCCGGTGCCGCGAGTCGACGCCGACCTCCGGGTCGTCGCTGAGAGCCACCACCCCGGGGCCCCCGACGCCGTGCGCCGGCGCTCGGTGGCGCGCTTGACCGCCAGGGTGC
The Nocardioides marinisabuli genome window above contains:
- a CDS encoding serine hydrolase domain-containing protein, whose translation is MVGVRERDGSTRVVGRAREGAVPDGRSLHEIGSITKTFTALLPGTRVPARDGVEITLAHLATHTSGLLEALGRARLRRTPGTGTVHYSNLGVGVLGQALAHATGTSYGDLVQQRVCAPLGLVATATDDRLSDEQRSRLVPGHRRRSAPAAPWPLAGMPGAGALRSTVDDLLVYLEAQLDPASTPLGEAVRLTQQPRVTRGQTIGLGWLRHDRPDHLWWHNGGTGGYRSFVGFVPAERVAVVVLSNHARSVDLLALRRLRLAVEQ
- a CDS encoding zinc-binding dehydrogenase, with amino-acid sequence MFAVYAESFSSDDPISGLVVGERPDPVAPKGWTTVTVKAASLNHHDVWSLRGVGLKDESLPMILGCDAAGLDEDGNEVVVHAVVSDPSWSGDETFDPKRSLLSERHQGTFADKVVVPRRNVVPKPASLSFEEAACLPTAWLTAYRMLFTRGQLTAGDTVLVQGAGGGVATAAIILGRAAGLRVLATSRDEAKRARALEIGAHEVFESGARLPVKVDAVMETVGRATWSHSVRSLKPGGRLVISGTTSGPQLDDAELTRIFFLQLSVVGSTMGTRDELASLVSMLDATGARPLVDRTLPMDRAPEGFAAMIDGDVFGKIVLTR
- a CDS encoding NAD(P)-dependent malic enzyme, whose translation is MSSVPVPPQPATATTHPFEGDPVFDLHVGGKMQVAATAPLKDAADLSLAYTPGVALVCEAIAADPSMTQHYTWVPNTVAVVSDGTAVLGLGDIGPAAAMPVMEGKAVLFKQFGGVDAVPICLDTTDTEQIIETVARLAPSFGGVNLEDISAPRCFEIEDRLKEMLDIPVFHDDQHGTAVVALAALKNALKLTGREPATTRVVISGAGAAGVAVAKILLEAGITDLAVTDRKGVLHSSRGDLTPVKRALAEMTADKTGRTGSLGDVLAGADVYLGVSGGTVPEEDVARMAPDSIIFGLANPTPEVHPDVAHKYARVVATGRSDFPNQINNVLAFPGIFRGALDVHATGITEGMKLAAANALAELVGDDLSETYIIPSPFDERVPGAVSSAVAEAARRDGVARR